A DNA window from Desulfomonilaceae bacterium contains the following coding sequences:
- a CDS encoding integration host factor subunit alpha, whose protein sequence is MTLTKADIAKKIADDCGFMKGEATEIVEKLLDIVKDCLIDGEDVMISGFGKWTVKGKNSRRGRNPQTGAELILDARKVVTWKYSPVLKKSVNVPA, encoded by the coding sequence ATGACGCTTACCAAAGCTGATATAGCAAAAAAGATTGCGGATGACTGTGGTTTTATGAAAGGGGAAGCAACCGAGATTGTGGAAAAACTCCTCGACATAGTCAAAGATTGCTTAATCGATGGGGAAGATGTGATGATTTCTGGGTTTGGAAAGTGGACTGTCAAGGGGAAAAATTCCCGACGAGGTAGAAACCCTCAAACTGGAGCTGAGTTGATTCTTGACGCCCGCAAAGTAGTTACCTGGAAATATTCTCCGGTCCTTAAGAAATCCGTGAACGTACCCGCCTAG
- a CDS encoding MATE family efflux transporter, translating into MSWEILTSRSGNSNPISRAFRNVLEGYAEVLRISIPLILSTSSLTLALFVDRLMLSWHSIDSVAAATPGGITYFTICCFFQGTAQYTNTLVAQSHGAGDSVTLSRSVWQGILFSLLALPLLIMTIPVGRWVLAHTGHEPNIITLEREYFTILMYSGVALPLNAAFSSFFSGRGRTSYVLIGNLIGNLGNIVLDYVLIFGKFGFPELGIKGAGIATAVTNFLPTIYWAWLFLGPRYQPKYQTRKQFTFDRKIFCALLRFGLPAGTQFILDVGSFTAFVLIVGKLGAIDLAATNIALSIETLSFLPMVGMSIATSSIVGEYIGRKQINVAERRVYCSLALALFYTGVVTAFFWIIPEFFLNLFRPYHQTKLAFEPLLEKGVALVRIIGAYTLFDTVFIIFNGALKGAGDTKFTMWAQIIASWVFFVPPVYIMTTYLGLGILAAWSWLLIYVISIGTIFWLRFKSGHWKSIRLFN; encoded by the coding sequence TTGAGCTGGGAAATCTTGACTTCTCGATCAGGAAATTCCAATCCGATATCAAGAGCTTTCCGGAATGTGCTGGAGGGTTATGCGGAAGTTCTGCGGATATCCATCCCACTAATCCTTTCCACTTCCTCTTTGACTTTGGCGCTTTTTGTGGATCGGTTGATGCTCTCCTGGCACAGCATTGACTCTGTAGCGGCCGCCACACCCGGAGGGATAACCTATTTTACAATCTGCTGTTTTTTTCAGGGTACTGCTCAATATACCAACACGCTGGTAGCTCAAAGTCATGGCGCAGGAGACAGTGTCACGCTGTCGAGGTCGGTCTGGCAAGGGATTCTGTTTTCTTTGTTGGCGCTCCCGCTGCTGATTATGACTATACCTGTGGGCCGGTGGGTGTTGGCCCATACGGGCCATGAACCGAATATAATCACTCTTGAAAGAGAATACTTTACGATACTTATGTACAGTGGCGTGGCGCTTCCTCTTAATGCAGCGTTTTCGTCCTTTTTCTCGGGAAGGGGTCGAACTTCGTATGTACTAATTGGCAATCTCATAGGGAATTTAGGAAACATAGTTCTGGACTACGTTTTAATATTCGGGAAGTTTGGTTTTCCTGAACTGGGAATAAAGGGCGCAGGAATCGCCACGGCTGTGACCAATTTCCTCCCGACCATTTATTGGGCATGGTTATTCTTGGGACCCCGTTATCAGCCCAAGTATCAGACCAGAAAACAATTCACCTTCGACAGGAAAATCTTTTGCGCCCTCCTAAGATTCGGTCTTCCAGCGGGGACTCAATTTATTCTGGATGTCGGATCATTCACGGCTTTTGTCCTGATCGTGGGCAAACTGGGGGCAATAGACCTTGCCGCAACCAATATTGCGCTCAGCATTGAGACATTGTCCTTCTTACCTATGGTGGGTATGTCGATAGCCACGAGTTCCATAGTAGGTGAATACATAGGCCGAAAACAGATCAACGTAGCGGAAAGGAGGGTGTATTGCTCATTAGCCCTCGCCTTGTTTTACACGGGCGTCGTCACAGCGTTCTTCTGGATAATACCCGAATTTTTTTTAAATCTTTTCAGGCCCTATCACCAGACGAAATTGGCTTTCGAGCCCCTGCTTGAAAAAGGTGTGGCCCTGGTTCGGATAATAGGGGCCTACACCCTATTTGACACAGTTTTCATCATATTCAACGGAGCGCTAAAAGGAGCTGGTGACACGAAGTTTACGATGTGGGCCCAGATCATAGCGTCCTGGGTATTTTTTGTCCCACCTGTTTACATCATGACGACATATCTGGGGTTGGGAATTTTGGCAGCCTGGTCCTGGCTCTTAATCTACGTCATTTCGATCGGAACTATTTTCTGGTTGAGGTTCAAATCCGGTCACTGGAAGTCGATCAGACTATTTAACTGA